Sequence from the Fragaria vesca subsp. vesca linkage group LG4, FraVesHawaii_1.0, whole genome shotgun sequence genome:
AATCATAAAAAAGGTTTTAAATGGGGTTGGGAATATATTTGATATGTGACTCGTATAAGATCTTCACGACGGTTGTTAATAACAAAGTTTTAATTTAGATAATAATGAAAATTGAAAATAATTTTACGTTATTTTCAATTAAGCCAAATTTGGCTTATTAAATCCTTCAAGCTAAACTTTTTTTCTTAAGATTTGTAATTTAGCATATGGTGGGAGTAACTCTTATCTTATGGTCCCATTGGTCTAAGATCAAAGAATATGATAGTAGCGCCTATGATCTTATTAAAAGAAAAAAGAAAAAAAAGATGGCAGTAAATACTAAATAAATAACGTCTACAAGAGAATATCAAATACTATAGAAAACTATCTCTAAAATCAAGGAATATGGCAGTAAATATTACATAAATACAATCCTAATTATACAAGATACATAAGATATATGTCCTAACAGTTTGTGAATCATTCTCATATATGGTAACCCTTTCAAACGCTTTGAAAAGACCGCATGATATTTGATATGACCATGTCCACAACATGCACATCTCATATTTGGCTAATATCGCACTAGTCTTGTTCTGTTTCTCTTTGCCTAATTGCTGATTCCATTAGTCGATCAATCACAGCCAAATTCATTCATGGAGATGCAAACCAAGGCAGAGGCAGAGGAGTGTTCAGAGGCTAAGATGTTCTGTCATGAACTACGATTGGGGCAAGAAAGGCCGAGACTCTGTGGTGGGAAGGTTGTGTGCCTCCAATCCTCATTGTCAAATCGACCTAGAAAAGCCTTACGCCGAGATGTGGATAGGAACACATGACTCTGGACCCTCCTTTTTGAATCAGGATCTGAACAATGGTAGCACCACTCCTGGGTCATCTCCGTCTCTCAGAGACTGGATTGCTAACAACCCTAATGACATGCTTGGTCACAAGGTTGTCAAAATGGGGCTCCTCTGATCTGCCTTTCTTGCTTAAGGTACAATATCTTATTACTTTGTCTTCAATTTGCAACGAGATCAACTGAAACAATGGTGAAATATATGGTTGTGTGTTTTTAGGTGCTATCCGTGGCCAAGGCATTGTCAATACTCAATACAGGCACACCCAGATAAGGAATTGGCCAAGGCTTTGCACAAGTCTATGCCAAATATTTACAAGGATGATAATTATAAGCCTGAGATGGCCCTGGCCTTGACACATTTTCAGGCTCTGTGGTTTTATCACTCTTGAGGAGCTTAAGAAGGTGATTGGTAATGTCCCTGAGATTGTAGAAATGGTTGGTAGTGAGGTCGCAAACCAAGTGCTTTGCATAACCAAAGAAGATGGGGAGGACAAGGTCAAGTCTGTCATACGTTTAATTTTTACCCAACTCATGTCAACTGACAAGGAAATCATAACCACAGTAACAACTAAATTGATGAGTCGTTTACACCAAGAAAGTCAGGTATTGGTTCGAAGATTCATTTATTGATAGTTGCATTGCTATATATTCTTCAATATCAACTTTCTTTAATCCATCAGGTGAGGCAGTTGACAGAAAAAGAGCAGCTAGTTTTGCAATTAGAAAAGCAATATCCAAACGATGTCGGTGTGATATCTGCATTCGTTCTTAACTATGTGAAGCTTAATCCTGGAGAAGCATTATGCCTTGGAGCAAATGAACCCATGCTTATATATCTGGAGACTGTATTGAGTGCATGGCAACCTCAGACAACGTGGTTAGGGCTGGCCTTAATCCCAAACATCGAGACATTGAAACCCTTTGTTCTATGCTCACATATAAGCAAGGTTTACCTGAAATCCTGCCAGGGGTTTCTGTGAATCCTCGTGTAACAAGGTACATACCGCCTTTTGAAGAATTTGAGGTTGATCGGTTCCATCTTCCCCATGGAGAATCCACAGAGTTTCCTGCAGTACCTGGTCCTTCCATTTTTGTGGTCACTCTTGGGAAGGGAACCATATCTACAAGTAACGGAGATCATGCAATCATCCAAGGGGATGTTCTGTTTGCACCTGCGCACACTGAGATTAGCATAACAAGTACATCTGAGTTGCACATATACAGAGCCGGAGTGAATAGCAGTTTCTTAGCCTCATAGTATATTTTGTTTTTATCAGGTAAATTACAACTGCATGAGGCGAACTCACAACCTCTCTTTACTAAAGGGAAGACTATGCCACTAGACCAATGGTACTGAACTCTTAGCCTCATAATTGAATTGCAACCAAAACCGATTTATTTTTGATTTTTTTTTTTGTTTTTTCAGATAGTGTTTACTGTTTAGTATATGTGATATGTCAATGGCTCAATGCCATGCCAGAGTATTGCATACCCCATGGTTCTATACCTGTAAGCAATCTTACTATTGCTGAAGCAACGTAGATTTGGCATATTCAAATCAAGGTTACCATGATGTGCAGTTTCAGAAAAGAGAGTAAACAGATAGGTTTCGATTAATTTTATTTTTTATTTTTTATGGAAACTGTTGGATATTAACTATGGTTATTTCATGTCACTCATGTCACCCTAACCTGGGTTGGCAGCAACTTTCTATTGGCAGGAGAAGTTTTTCAGCTCTACCATCAAACCAATGTCAATTTGAGCCCAGCCGAGAAGATCAGCAGCTAGAGGGTAATACACTTTCAACAAAATTGACAAAATTATTAATAATTCTGCCAACAGCTAGCTGTTACTGACTTACTCTTATATTGTATGATTACTTGAAAACTTGGCACAGCTCATCTCACTATAAATCTCACAATGTTAATACTCTCACAGTCTCACACATTATCTTCAGTACGTTGTGACAATTATTTTACAAAAGAGTAATATTAAGTACTTTTATCTAGTGCAAGAGGTGGTTGCATGGACGAAAAGAAACTCTTGAAATATATGCATGACTGATCATATCTGCTAGAAGGGGAAACTGTAGTAAGGCATAGAAACCAACTGGAACTGCAGCAACCAGAGTAATTGGAACTTTTATCTCATGAAATCCAGGGCCAAGAACCATAAGTAGTGTGGCAACAAATGTTATCATCATTGTAGCTATAGAGATAAATAAGGTAGCAAGCCCCACGATCAATCTATTCGGTAATGAATTGAGAAAATCTCCTTCATGGTAGCGTGATGTAAGAATGGACAGAAAACTCAGGATTGAAGTGGTCGATGTGATCAGGGATATTGCATCTGATATGACAAAAACCGTGAAGGCTCTCGATTTAAGGAATATGGGAATACCTGTGTTATTGTTGTTGCCACCAGGGACAGTAGAGATGACAGCAAACATTACAGTTGCTATAAGAGTTGCCACAACCATGCATGATGATGCAGTGCCCTTCATCCACACTTCTCCTTCTCTTAGTAGTTCCTTGTGTTCCTTGGTGAAAAGAAGTTGAGGTATTTCTCCATCTGAGTTTCTCATCTCCTTGTATAATGGCTGGACAATCTTCTCCACCTCCTAAGATTCAGTACAAGAAGGATAATTGAGACCAAAGGTATAAATATTTAGTTCTTACTAGTGGCAGACCAACAAATTTGTCACTAACCTCCCAATTTTAGGTTATGTTCTTTGACTTCTTTCACATGACAGCTTACAAAAACTATAAGCAAAAAGTGACTTGGGGAGTACCTTAAACCATATCAACTCTCTTCGTAACTGCAATGCTGCTCCTGTATCAGTACTTAGTCGACTTGCAGATGCTCGTGCGGCCAAATGAAGCATATTATTGTTGGTTACATCTTTATAAGCAGCTATTAAGTCTTTCAGACCGCCTAAGTCGTAAATGAGATTGAAAACTTTCTCCTGTCTATGAATCACTGCAGCATGAAATATGCTTCGATTTTGTTCATCAATTTGCCAAATGAGACTGGGGTACAATCTCATACATATAATGAGAAAGTCGATATTCCCCAATTCAGCAGCAGTAAACAGTATGCGAGAGGGCACATTTATCAAATCATTTATCCTTGAATCACTGTCTAGTGTCAAAACTTTCTTCCAGAGCAGCGTCACAAGTTCAGTTGCTTGCATATGATTCAAATACTTGTGGTATGAGTCCTGGATATATGGGACTGAAAAAAGTATCACAAAATGAAAACCAAGTAATTAATTTTAATCAAAAGCTCAGCATGGTGTCATGAACCAGACATTTACATACCAGATAATATGAATCGTTTCCAAAGTCCCCGCTGACTTACACTATAACATGTTGAATGCTCCACTATGTGAAGTGTGATCTCTACAATTTCATCTTGACCAGATGTTATTTCAGGGTGTTGTTCCACTATATCCACTGACACATCTGCAATCATTTAAAGAACTTCTGTTAGAAAAACTCTTAGGCTTAAACCCTTTTTCCTTCTTCTCTTTCGTTTTCAAAATTTTGAAATCATTCTTGACACCCCATGGCATGAGGCCATGAGAGGTTTGAAGCTGCTCCTAGCAGTATTGGTGAAACTATTTTAACAAACAAACCACAATTTTAATTTAAAAGAGAAAAAGCACGACAAATATTCTGAGTTTACATGAAGTTATCCATCGCTGCAAAAATCCCAGATGACTTCCACTATAGCATGCTGAAGGCTTTCGAGCCATTACATGTAGTGCTGTCTCTCCATTTCCATCTCGAGCAAAAGCCATTTTAGGGTGCTTTTGAATTATATCCAGCGCAACATCTGTAATATACCATGAAAGAAAATTTATTGTAAATGCTATCATCGTGAAGAATAAAACTTTTATTAACGATCACCTTCATATGTGTTGTAAAAAATGAAGCAATATCCACAATTTTCTATGCTTACCGTAAAGATCTGCTGTTATGGCTGAAATAAGAAGCCCTATGTAGTCGTGTTCTGTTAGGCTTGTCTTATCATATAGATACCATACAATCTCTCTGTGGCCTAGCAATGTGGCCATATGAAGTGGTGTTAGATTTTTAGTACCTCGGATCTGAGGTAGAGTTGGGTTAATATCCACCATTACTTCAGCAATCCTTTTGATACCAGACACAGCAGCAAAATAAAGGGCGGTGTTCCCTACGTCATTCTTTAATTCTAGATCATTTGGTGTCATCCACATTACTAGCTCTTCAACAAAAAGTGTACGTTTTGCCCCAGCTGCTATGTGAAGAGCTGTTTCTGAACCCTTTGTGATCTTTGCTCTCACAGCTTCTGGCTGTAATTGCAAGAAATTTCTAGCAGTCATCCAGTCACCATTCAGAGCAGCAAGATGTAGTGTCACATATGGAACTAGGTCGATGTTTATGATGGCTAATAATAAAACAAAAAATATCAAATGTAATCTTTGAACATGCCATGATGAAATTGAAATTATGAAAACGATACTGATATAAACATTGAATGAGCTGCTTACTTGGTGTTGCTGTGGTACTATTTTCTGTGGTAAGCAAACACAAAGAATAAGTTGTCAGCGCACAAAAATTTCAAGAAGGTACTGGAAGAAAAAAAAACTGGAATTTTATACAGGATACTAACTACTTGATCTTCAATATGCTAAAACTTATTACCTGGAGGATGTGTAACATCCTTCTGGTCCTTTCTTAGTACATCACCAGATGTAGTTGTATGTTCTTGAGTTGGAGCACTCTGAGCCCATTTAGCAGGTGTTTTTGCTTCTACTTTTGGTAAAATCTTATTATCTTTCTTGTTTGGTTGGCGTAAAGTGCTCGTGAAGAGAGCTATAACTTGTGTCCCCAGGCCTTCTGGTAATGGAGGAGATGTCTGCTTACTTACTTGTTCTGCAGGTTCCTCCTGGAACTCCTCTGCCATGACAATC
This genomic interval carries:
- the LOC101304667 gene encoding LOW QUALITY PROTEIN: mannose-6-phosphate isomerase 1-like (The sequence of the model RefSeq protein was modified relative to this genomic sequence to represent the inferred complete CDS: inserted 5 bases in 3 codons; deleted 1 base in 1 codon), with product MAQPKDVGLNAIIMDGDMSINHSQIHSWRCKPRQRQRSVQRLRCSVMNYDWGKKGRDSVVGRLCASNPHCQIDLEKPYAEMWIGTHDSGPSFLNQDLNNGSTTPGSSPSLRDWIANNPNDMLGHKVVXKWGSSDLPFLLKVLSVAKALQYSIQAHPDKELAKALHKSMPNIYKDDNYKPEMALALTHFQXLCGFITLEELKKVIGNVPEIVEMVGSEVANQVLCITKEDGEDKVKSVIRLIFTQLMSTDKEIITTVTTKLMSRLHQESQVRQLTEKEQLVLQLEKQYPNDVGVISAFVLNYVKLNPGEALCLGANEXHAYISGDCIECMATSDNVVRAGLNPKHRDIETLCSMLTYKQGLPEILPGVSVNPRVTRYIPPFEEFEVDRFHLPHGESTEFPAVPGPSIFVVTLGKGTISTSNGDHAIIQGDVLFAPAHTEISITSTSELHIYRAGVNSSFLAS
- the LOC101296558 gene encoding ankyrin repeat-containing protein At3g12360-like; its protein translation is MAEEFQEEPAEQVSKQTSPPLPEGLGTQVIALFTSTLRQPNKKDNKILPKVEAKTPAKWAQSAPTQEHTTTSGDVLRKDQKDVTHPPENSTTATPTIINIDLVPYVTLHLAALNGDWMTARNFLQLQPEAVRAKITKGSETALHIAAGAKRTLFVEELVMWMTPNDLELKNDVGNTALYFAAVSGIKRIAEVMVDINPTLPQIRGTKNLTPLHMATLLGHREIVWYLYDKTSLTEHDYIGLLISAITADLYDVALDIIQKHPKMAFARDGNGETALHVMARKPSACYSGSHLGFLQRWITSYVSVDIVEQHPEITSGQDEIVEITLHIVEHSTCYSVSQRGLWKRFILSVPYIQDSYHKYLNHMQATELVTLLWKKVLTLDSDSRINDLINVPSRILFTAAELGNIDFLIICMRLYPSLIWQIDEQNRSIFHAAVIHRQEKVFNLIYDLGGLKDLIAAYKDVTNNNMLHLAARASASRLSTDTGAALQLRRELIWFKEVEKIVQPLYKEMRNSDGEIPQLLFTKEHKELLREGEVWMKGTASSCMVVATLIATVMFAVISTVPGGNNNNTGIPIFLKSRAFTVFVISDAISLITSTTSILSFLSILTSRYHEGDFLNSLPNRLIVGLATLFISIATMMITFVATLLMVLGPGFHEIKVPITLVAAVPVGFYALLQFPLLADMISHAYISRVSFRPCNHLLH